One segment of Coffea arabica cultivar ET-39 chromosome 7c, Coffea Arabica ET-39 HiFi, whole genome shotgun sequence DNA contains the following:
- the LOC113698768 gene encoding G-type lectin S-receptor-like serine/threonine-protein kinase LECRK3 — translation MAVFLLFLLSSVSCLATALAQQSHLNISLGSSLTPTGNSSSWSSHSGLFAFGFYQQGNGYAVGIYLAGIPGKTVIWTANRLSPVFPSNVSLVLSSDGRLILQHTQGQDIVIADPSESISSASMLDSGNFVLYNSDKKIVWQSFEHPTNTLLPGQQLATGHELYSSASETGDSMGIFRIKMQDDGNLVQYPVRKPGSPGYAYYASNTFGNGVTLNLDGDGHLYLINSSLTILSNLTKGGYPQDGRVYMAKIDVDGIFRLYSYSSNQGNRSILWESVEDKCAPKGLCGPNGFCTMMDNVAECRCPPGFDFVNPGNWSSGCERNFTTESCKSNSITNVKYEIRSLANTVWEDNTFATMETSTQEDCEKQCLDDCNCEAAFYKDGECRKQRLPLTYGKRTSDSNVALVKVGTLVSISESVIPSSPPKSIKKEIRVDILVIGISLAVFGVMISVTAGVYVHRNQVRAYKKITQSGNVEFVEDAAPKAFTFAELEVATNDFREELGRGAFGAVYKGVLPNSGKVVAVKKLEKVLVEGEKEFQNEIRVIGRTHHRNLIQLLGYCLDGNKRLLVYKYMSNGSLADILFKPENHPWWDERIRIASDVARGILYLHEECETQIIHCDIKPQNILMDDSRCAKISDFGLAKPLDHDRTRTYTAVRGTRGYVAPEWHRNLPVTVKADVYSYGIVLLEIICCRKNVDSRFPEEQSILEVWAYDCFMDGELHKLVGEEEAVDMTKLERMIRIALWCIQNEPTLRPSMKKVVLMLEGTVDVPVPPSPDSFFSAM, via the coding sequence ATGGCTGTATTCTTACTCTTCCTTTTATCATCTGTATCCTGTTTAGCTACAGCATTAGCTCAACAAAGCCATCTAAATATAAGCCTTGGTTCTTCTCTAACACCTACAGGCAACTCATCATCATGGTCGTCGCATTCAGGTCTATTTGCCTTTGGTTTTTACCAGCAAGGCAATGGCTATGCTGTTGGGATATATCTTGCGGGAATCCCTGGAAAAACTGTAATATGGACAGCCAACAGGCTCAGCCCTGTTTTTCCAAGCAATGTTTCGCTGGTGTTATCGAGCGATGGAAGGCTCATTTTGCAGCACACACAGGGCCAGGACATCGTTATTGCTGATCCTTCTGAAAGCATTTCTTCGGCTTCGATGTTGGATTCAGGAAACTTTGTCCTATACAATTCTGATAAGAAAATTGTATGGCAGAGTTTTGAGCATCCGACGAACACTTTGTTACCTGGTCAGCAGCTGGCAACTGGTCACGAGCTGTATTCTAGTGCTTCAGAAACTGGTGATTCGATGGGGATTTTTCGGATAAAGATGCAGGATGATGGAAATCTGGTGCAGTATCCTGTGAGAAAGCCAGGCTCACCTGGATATGCCTACTATGCATCTAACACATTCGGAAATGGTGTCACTCTGAATCTGGATGGTGATGGCCATCTCTACTTGATCAATTCAAGCTTAACTATATTGTCTAATCTAACCAAAGGAGGATATCCTCAAGATGGAAGAGTATATATGGCAAAAATTGATGTGGATGGCATATTTCGATTGTATTCATACTCTTCAAATCAAGGCAACAGGTCCATCTTGTGGGAATCTGTGGAGGATAAATGTGCTCCTAAAGGCCTATGTGGGCCTAATGGTTTCTGTACCATGATGGATAATGTTGCTGAATGCAGATGTCCTCCTGGATTTGACTTTGTAAATCCAGGAAATTGGAGTTCAGGCTGTGAGAGAAATTTTACTACAGAAAGTTGTAAATCTAATAGTATTACCAATGTCAAGTACGAGATTAGATCATTGGCAAATACGGTATGGGAAGATAATACATTTGCTACAATGGAAACAAGCACACAAGAAGACTGTGAAAAGCAGTGCCTTGATGATTGCAACTGTGAAGCAGCATTTTATAAAGATGGAGAATGTAGAAAACAAAGGCTCCCATTGACATATGGGAAAAGGACAAGTGACTCGAATGTCGCTCTGGTCAAGGTGGGTACACTTGTATCCATCAGTGAAAGTGTAATTCCCAGTAGTCCTCCAAAAAGCATCAAAAAAGAAATTCGTGTGGATATCCTAGTTATTGGGATTTCACTTGCTGTTTTTGGAGTCATGATCTCTGTAACTGCAGGGGTTTATGTTCACAGAAATCAGGTGCGAGCCTATAAGAAAATAACGCAAAGTGGAAATGTGGAATTTGTGGAGGATGCGGCTCCAAAAGCCTTCACCTTTGCTGAACTGGAGGTAGCAACAAATGATTTCAGAGAAGAATTGGGCAGAGGAGCCTTTGGTGCTGTATACAAAGGGGTTTTGCCAAATTCAGGGAAAGTAGTTGCTGTGAAAAAACTAGAGAAAGTATTAGTAGAAGGGGAAAAGGAGTTTCAAAATGAAATCAGAGTAATCGGGAGAACACACCACCGCAATCTTATCCAGCTGCTTGGATACTGCCTTGATGGAAATAAAAGGCTTCTGGTGTATAAATATATGAGTAATGGGTCATTGGCGGATATTCTCTTCAAGCCAGAAAATCATCCTTGGTGGGATGAAAGAATCAGAATTGCTTCTGACGTTGCAAGAGGGATTCTTTATTTACATGAAGAGTGTGAGACACAGATCATCCACTGTGACATCAAACCTCAAAATATACTAATGGACGACAGCAGGTGCGCGAAGATATCGGACTTTGGATTGGCAAAGCCATTAGATCATGACAGGACAAGAACTTATACTGCGGTAAGAGGAACAAGAGGTTATGTTGCACCAGAATGGCATCGTAATTTGCCAGTGACAGTTAAAGCAGATGTTTACAGCTATGGAATAGTGCTGCTAGAGATCATATGCTGTCGAAAGAATGTAGACTCTAGGTTTCCTGAGGAACAATCCATTCTTGAAGTGTGGGCTTATGATTGTTTCATGGATGGTGAACTCCATAAACTAGTGGGGGAGGAAGAGGCAGTTGACATGACAAAGCTAGAAAGAATGATCAGAATTGCTTTGTGGTGTATCCAGAATGAGCCGACGCTCCGACCATCCATGAAGAAAGTTGTTCTTATGCTAGAAGGGACTGTGGATGTTCCGGTTCCTCCCAGTCCAGATTCTTTTTTCAGTGCTATGTAA